One genomic window of Mustela lutreola isolate mMusLut2 chromosome 14, mMusLut2.pri, whole genome shotgun sequence includes the following:
- the NUCKS1 gene encoding nuclear ubiquitous casein and cyclin-dependent kinase substrate 1 isoform X1 → MSRPVRNRKVVDYSQFQESDDADEDYGRDSGPPAKKIRSSPREAKNKRRSGKNSQEDSEDSEEKDVKTKKDDSHSAEDSEDEKEDHKNVRQQRQAASKAASKQREMLMEDVGSEEEQEEEDETPFQEKDSGSDEDFLMEDDDDSDYGSSKKKNKKMVKKSKPERKEKKMPKPRLKATVTPSPVKGKGKVGRPTASKASKEKTPSPKEEDEEPESPPEKKPSASPPPEKSGDEGSEDEAQSGED, encoded by the exons AAATAGGAAGGTCGTTGACTATTCACAGTTTCAGGAATCTGATGATGCTG ATGAAGATTATGGAAGAGATTCAGGCCCTCCAGCTAAGAAAATTCGGTCATCTCCCCGAGAAGCTAAAAATAAGAGGCGATCTGGAAAGAATTCACAGGAGGATAG CGAGGACTCCGAAGAAAAAGATGTGAAAACCAAGAAGGACGATTCTCACTCAGCAG AGGACagtgaagatgaaaaagaagatcATAAAAATGTACGCCAGCAACGGCAGGCAGCCTCTAAAGCAGCTTCCAAGCAGAGAGAAATGCTCATGGAAGATGTAGGCAGCgaagaagaacaagaggaagaAGACGAGACGCCATTCCAGGAGA AAGATTCCGGCAGTGATGAAGATTTCCTAAtggaagatgatgatgatagtgactATGgcagttcaaaaaagaaaaacaaaaagatggtCAAGAAGTCCAAacctgagagaaaagaaaagaaaatgcccaaACCCCGGCTAAAGGCCACAG TGACGCCAAGCCCTGTGAAAGGCAAAGGGAAGGTGGGGCGCCCTACAGCTTCAAAGGCATCAAAGGAAAAGACTCCTTCTCCCAAAGAAGAAGACGAGGAACCAGAGAGCCCTCCAGAAAAGAAGCCCTCGGCAAGCCCTCCACCTGAGAAATCAGGGGACGAAGGGTCCGAAGATGAAGCCCAGTCTGGGGAGGATTAA
- the NUCKS1 gene encoding nuclear ubiquitous casein and cyclin-dependent kinase substrate 1 isoform X2, with the protein MSRPVRNRKVVDYSQFQESDDADEDYGRDSGPPAKKIRSSPREAKNKRRSGKNSQEDSEDSEEKDVKTKKDDSHSAEDSEDEKEDHKNVRQQRQAASKAASKQREMLMEDVGSEEEQEEEDETPFQENSGSDEDFLMEDDDDSDYGSSKKKNKKMVKKSKPERKEKKMPKPRLKATVTPSPVKGKGKVGRPTASKASKEKTPSPKEEDEEPESPPEKKPSASPPPEKSGDEGSEDEAQSGED; encoded by the exons AAATAGGAAGGTCGTTGACTATTCACAGTTTCAGGAATCTGATGATGCTG ATGAAGATTATGGAAGAGATTCAGGCCCTCCAGCTAAGAAAATTCGGTCATCTCCCCGAGAAGCTAAAAATAAGAGGCGATCTGGAAAGAATTCACAGGAGGATAG CGAGGACTCCGAAGAAAAAGATGTGAAAACCAAGAAGGACGATTCTCACTCAGCAG AGGACagtgaagatgaaaaagaagatcATAAAAATGTACGCCAGCAACGGCAGGCAGCCTCTAAAGCAGCTTCCAAGCAGAGAGAAATGCTCATGGAAGATGTAGGCAGCgaagaagaacaagaggaagaAGACGAGACGCCATTCCAGGAGA ATTCCGGCAGTGATGAAGATTTCCTAAtggaagatgatgatgatagtgactATGgcagttcaaaaaagaaaaacaaaaagatggtCAAGAAGTCCAAacctgagagaaaagaaaagaaaatgcccaaACCCCGGCTAAAGGCCACAG TGACGCCAAGCCCTGTGAAAGGCAAAGGGAAGGTGGGGCGCCCTACAGCTTCAAAGGCATCAAAGGAAAAGACTCCTTCTCCCAAAGAAGAAGACGAGGAACCAGAGAGCCCTCCAGAAAAGAAGCCCTCGGCAAGCCCTCCACCTGAGAAATCAGGGGACGAAGGGTCCGAAGATGAAGCCCAGTCTGGGGAGGATTAA